Sequence from the Miscanthus floridulus cultivar M001 chromosome 16, ASM1932011v1, whole genome shotgun sequence genome:
TCAGCGCCAACGCTTTGTCATTTCTGTTAACACACACGGCTCCAGAATCCTTTTACCTTGTTTCTATCCTACTATATAACCATAGTTTCCAGCTTTCCAAGAGACCTTCCAAGAACAGGGAGGGTAAAATGGAGCAGAACTCTGGAGAGATCAGATCAGGAGAGGCCATGAGCATCTTTGGCCAGAGCATCGACGTGAGGAGGCCGGGGAGGAGCAGGAGAACGAGAAGAGCCACCCACAAGGTACCATCTGATCAAATCTCTGAAAGGAAATGATGTGctgccttttttttctttctttaatgTCCTTTTTGCTGCCGATTTCTACTGCTCTGTGCTGTATTTGACATCGACCGTGGCGCATGTAGAAATTCTCACCTGCGAACGACTCACCGGCGAGACCCAGCCTGGAGAGGCTGAACCAGCGCAGGGCCGTCACGGAGCGAGAGCGTGGCCGCGTCGAGTCCGAGCTGTCGAGGACAACTGGCATGGCGCAGGAACTGGAGCGGCAGATCGAGCAGGCCAACGCCACGGCGAGGTCTTCTCACAGGTCGGAGCTCCAAAGAACACATGCCAGCGGCAGCGCTAGCAGCAggaggaagaagccggggctggtgGTGGACGCCGAGGCACCGGGCGCCCATCAGCCTCGGGATCAGAGCAACACGCTGCTCGTCGAGGTGATGCAGGAGCTGAACCGCGTCAAGAGGGAGCTCTGGGAGCTGCAGCGCGAGGTGAAGGCCGCGAGGGAGGCCAAGGCCGAGGGCGACGGAGACGCGGAGACACCGACGCCCAGAGGGATGAGCCCCGGTTCGCGTACGCTCGACGGCGTTGAGCGAGAGGCCGGCGAGGAAAACGAGGAGGAGCGTGGCCGTGGCACAGCGGAGCTCGCCTTGGCCGGCGGATTCCGCGAGGGCGTGCAGGCCAAGAGGGCGCTTGCCGACGTGCTGCGGAGAGACAGGAGCCTCGGAGCGAGCGACCCTGACGACAGGTTCGCCACGGCGAGCAGTTCTGACGTGGGACTCGAGTCCGCGGACACGGCGGTGGTGCCCGCGACGGAGCAGACGGGCCACGCCGAGTCCGCACTGACGATTGTGCAACACGGTGAGCACGAACACGACGACCGCTCGTCACCGCAGGCTGCGGAGTCCGAGCTGACCTCGGCGAGGGTAGAGCTGGAGTCCATCAAGGAAGAGGGAGCCCGGTTCACCGGCACCGTGGAACACACGCGCATGGAGACGGCGCGTGTCACCGAGGAAATCGACCGGCTCGCCGAGCAGGAGGAGAGGGCCAGCgcgcaggtgcagcagctgaacGCCAAGCTTCTCAGGGCCAGGACCCGGCTGGACGCCGCCACGGCCGCTGACGAGAGGGCTGAGGCGGTGCTCGCCGAGCTGTCGGCCGCGCTGCGGCAGCTGGGCGAGGAGACCGAGGCAGCGGAGAAGGAGAGGGCGCTAACGGAGCTGGAGAACCAGTGCGTCAGAGAGGACGTGGACACCGTCGGCGCCGAGATCGCGGCGGTCGAGCAGAGGGTCAGGGAGTCGGTCAAGGAGCTCGAGGCGGCGAGGGAGTCGGAGGCCGTGGCTACAGCGAAGCTCACGGCCGCCGTCGAGGCCGCAACGCTGGCCAGGGCGGCGGTCATGTCGCAGCAGACGTCCGGGAACGTGACGATCTCCAGGTTCGAGTACAAGTACCTGATCGGCCGCCCCGAGGTCGTCCGGATCGTCGCCGAGAAGAAGGTGGCCGCGGCGGAGGCGTGGGCGGAGACGCTGCGCGCCGGCGAGAAGGAGATAGCGATGCGGATGGAGATGATCGAGAAGGAGATGGCACAAGCGAGGGCCTTGGAAGCGGATGCCACGGACAGCCCGAGTGGAGAGGAGCCTGAACCGCGGGTTGGCTTGCAGCGCGCGCAGACGAGGAGGCCGGCGCTGAGGGAGGGCGTGGGGTCGGAGACGACGGGGACACCGTCGTCGTCGGTGGTGGTGCGGAAGCAAAGGCCGCCGCCGTTCAGCATCAAGAGCAGGAAGACGAGGACAGTGGTGTCCAAGTACCTGAAGGTCGTCACCGGGAAATGTGGTGGATGAAACATGCTCCCCAATACTACATGGTTCAGACCAAGCTGAATTCAAGCTGGAGctggggggggcgggggggggggggtgtcttAAATTATATTGAGATGCAGCAACTTTCTCAACAGAATGCATGGAAGAACTCATGCAGTCCGACTGTCATGCGTTGAGTCAGACAGGCAGTACTGTACTAGACACTGTACTCAATagaccatggagaaaaatatgtAAATTCTATATGCAAATAAATACTTGGATCCTGTGCTTGTACAAGCGTGTATGCAGACGGCTGGGCTGTACAGCAACAAAAGAAGGACTAATCTTTTGCATTTCAATTTGATTAATTATAATCGATGAAAGTGTGGTTTAGACACTAGAATAGGGACTTCAGGTCTTTGAGACAGTGGTCTTGCAAACCGGGCAAGCGTTCTTCCGAGAAAG
This genomic interval carries:
- the LOC136512129 gene encoding protein PLASTID MOVEMENT IMPAIRED 15-like, with amino-acid sequence MEQNSGEIRSGEAMSIFGQSIDVRRPGRSRRTRRATHKKFSPANDSPARPSLERLNQRRAVTERERGRVESELSRTTGMAQELERQIEQANATARSSHRSELQRTHASGSASSRRKKPGLVVDAEAPGAHQPRDQSNTLLVEVMQELNRVKRELWELQREVKAAREAKAEGDGDAETPTPRGMSPGSRTLDGVEREAGEENEEERGRGTAELALAGGFREGVQAKRALADVLRRDRSLGASDPDDRFATASSSDVGLESADTAVVPATEQTGHAESALTIVQHGEHEHDDRSSPQAAESELTSARVELESIKEEGARFTGTVEHTRMETARVTEEIDRLAEQEERASAQVQQLNAKLLRARTRLDAATAADERAEAVLAELSAALRQLGEETEAAEKERALTELENQCVREDVDTVGAEIAAVEQRVRESVKELEAARESEAVATAKLTAAVEAATLARAAVMSQQTSGNVTISRFEYKYLIGRPEVVRIVAEKKVAAAEAWAETLRAGEKEIAMRMEMIEKEMAQARALEADATDSPSGEEPEPRVGLQRAQTRRPALREGVGSETTGTPSSSVVVRKQRPPPFSIKSRKTRTVVSKYLKVVTGKCGG